One window of Chitinivorax sp. B genomic DNA carries:
- a CDS encoding EAL domain-containing protein: MLVFNEKRSQAPIILIVDDSVTNIKLLSEAVIGMGEVLFATDGAGAVNIARQRKPDVILLDIEMPGMDGYAVCESLKADPTTAECSIIFVTAHDSDQHEVQSLTRGGVDFLQKPLNIPVARARVQTQLTLKRQTRDIVQARRDLADLMRHLPALVAYWDEDLRNRFSNDSAGRWFGVTANAMCGMHVRDVIGQSAYASIQPYLSTVLAGDDVTFECVLPDERGAVRYAMVALVASRQQAGDGFLMLVTDITERKHSETALYQEKERMRVMLDSIADAVIATDSDGHVVFLNPIAEEMTGWMSKDAIGAPIEVVMPLHEKTTDTVLENPVRLALRETHVVSTSSDCWLCGRGGREFGIEHAAAPIRDPSGNLSGVIVVFRDVSEVQATAIRMTHLAQHDALTDLPNRILLNDRVDQALQLAHRNNMRVAMLILDIDHFKFINDAVGHSTGDALLRQLSIRLRQTLLPTDTLSRQGGDEFIVLLPELESIERVGQVAQRLLDNVMTPMAVEDSTFNLTASVGISIYPDDAEDQEALMRHADSAMYRAKQEGRGRCRFFSSDIEEILLSRHLLERHLREAIDRKQLEVFYQAKVDADTDAIVGVEALLRWRNDEGELISPARFIPLAEECGLIIPIGKFVLMKACQQACAWHEEGHKVRVCVNISAVQFVEEGFPGVVAEVLNQTGIVPEALELEITEGVLMHDVERTRNTLSALKALGVSIAVDDFGTGYSSLAYLKRFPVDVLKIDQSFVRDMQTDSSDAAIIAAIINLGHSLGLELVAEGVEQADQVTALIGLGCHIMQGFLYSRPCPAALMTTLLHTGIQTTGR; this comes from the coding sequence ATGCTGGTGTTCAATGAGAAACGAAGTCAGGCACCAATTATTCTTATCGTTGACGACTCGGTTACAAACATCAAGTTGTTGAGCGAAGCGGTCATTGGTATGGGTGAGGTACTGTTTGCCACCGACGGCGCCGGTGCCGTGAATATCGCTCGCCAACGCAAGCCGGATGTGATCCTGCTGGATATCGAGATGCCAGGCATGGATGGTTACGCAGTATGCGAGTCGCTGAAGGCAGATCCAACCACGGCCGAATGTTCCATTATCTTTGTGACGGCGCACGATAGCGACCAGCATGAAGTGCAGTCGTTGACACGTGGGGGGGTTGATTTTTTACAAAAACCACTGAATATCCCGGTAGCCCGTGCACGTGTTCAGACGCAACTGACACTGAAACGGCAGACTCGGGACATTGTGCAGGCGCGGCGAGATCTGGCTGATCTGATGCGACATCTCCCGGCCTTGGTGGCTTATTGGGATGAAGATTTACGCAACCGGTTCAGTAATGACAGCGCTGGCCGTTGGTTTGGTGTCACCGCCAATGCTATGTGTGGTATGCATGTTCGTGATGTGATTGGGCAATCGGCCTACGCCTCTATCCAACCTTATCTATCTACCGTGCTGGCTGGGGATGACGTCACATTTGAGTGTGTGTTGCCCGATGAAAGGGGGGCGGTACGATACGCCATGGTTGCATTGGTGGCGTCCAGACAGCAGGCTGGCGATGGTTTTCTGATGCTGGTGACGGACATTACAGAACGCAAGCATTCGGAAACGGCACTCTATCAGGAAAAGGAGCGGATGCGTGTCATGCTTGATTCGATTGCCGATGCTGTCATCGCGACTGACAGCGATGGCCATGTGGTATTCCTCAATCCGATCGCGGAAGAGATGACCGGTTGGATGAGCAAGGATGCGATCGGTGCACCGATCGAAGTGGTCATGCCGTTGCATGAAAAGACTACCGATACGGTACTGGAAAACCCGGTGCGCCTTGCTCTGCGGGAAACCCACGTTGTATCGACATCAAGTGATTGCTGGCTGTGTGGCAGAGGTGGGCGAGAGTTCGGTATCGAGCATGCTGCTGCACCAATCCGTGACCCGAGTGGCAATCTTTCTGGGGTGATTGTCGTGTTTCGAGATGTCAGCGAAGTACAGGCTACGGCGATTCGAATGACACACCTTGCCCAGCATGATGCGCTCACTGATCTGCCCAATCGTATTCTGCTGAACGACCGTGTTGACCAGGCATTGCAGCTTGCCCATCGCAACAATATGCGCGTAGCGATGCTGATTCTGGATATTGATCATTTCAAATTCATCAACGATGCCGTCGGGCATAGCACGGGTGATGCGTTGTTGCGGCAACTGTCCATCCGGCTACGTCAAACGTTATTGCCAACGGATACGCTCAGTCGGCAGGGTGGGGATGAATTCATCGTGTTACTACCGGAGCTGGAATCGATCGAACGGGTGGGACAGGTGGCGCAGCGCTTGCTGGACAATGTGATGACACCCATGGCGGTGGAGGACAGTACGTTCAATTTGACTGCCAGTGTCGGGATAAGTATCTACCCCGATGATGCCGAAGATCAGGAAGCCCTGATGCGCCATGCCGATTCAGCCATGTATCGGGCCAAGCAAGAAGGGCGGGGTCGATGCCGGTTCTTTTCCAGTGATATCGAAGAGATTCTGCTCAGCCGCCATTTATTGGAACGGCACCTGCGAGAAGCCATTGATCGCAAGCAACTGGAGGTGTTCTACCAGGCCAAGGTGGATGCTGATACTGATGCCATTGTGGGGGTGGAGGCGTTGTTGCGTTGGCGTAATGATGAGGGTGAGCTGATTTCACCGGCCCGTTTCATTCCGCTGGCTGAAGAGTGTGGTCTGATCATTCCGATTGGTAAATTTGTGCTGATGAAGGCATGCCAACAGGCCTGTGCATGGCATGAGGAAGGTCACAAGGTTCGTGTCTGTGTGAATATTTCTGCAGTGCAGTTTGTAGAGGAAGGGTTTCCTGGGGTTGTCGCCGAAGTACTGAACCAGACAGGTATTGTGCCAGAAGCGCTGGAGCTGGAAATCACAGAAGGCGTGTTGATGCATGATGTGGAGCGGACCCGAAATACATTGAGTGCGTTGAAAGCATTGGGTGTCAGTATTGCAGTCGATGATTTTGGTACTGGTTATTCAAGCCTGGCATATCTGAAACGCTTTCCGGTGGATGTACTGAAAATCGATCAGTCGTTTGTACGCGACATGCAGACCGATAGCAGTGACGCGGCCATCATTGCCGCGATTATCAACCTTGGGCATAGTCTGGGCTTGGAATTGGTCGCAGAGGGTGTGGAACAGGCGGACCAGGTTACCGCGCTGATCGGGTTGGGCTGCCATATCATGCAGGGCTTCCTCTATTCCCGTCCCTGCCCCGCAGCGCTGATGACAACCCTGTTACATACGGGCATCCAAACCACTGGACGTTGA
- a CDS encoding PAS domain S-box protein, with product MHSFMYHWRTVFTPKTLLRVALPGLLVLVGLVWWHGLTERARLLREWDSRLSGMAANRTANLQRQLNELERSVTFLASVPPIQGIVRATSNQDFDVTEHSPRSLWERRLQTIFIGFMTAYPDATQIRLIGITNNGRELVRVDRHQGRVLLIPPDKLQSKGDRDYFQAIAKLKQGERYLSNISLNQEHGRIEVPHVPTLRVGTPVYSEQGELFGMVVLNVNVNSLFLPLQANKTADIKIHVTNQDGDYLVHPNPSFTFGFDRGLRRRWQDDWTLASKASNPLQDFVLYRSASGNVHTATRQVPLDGPHHRRFLNVMISLPEQLIDASVAQSTRYFMLALLGGTILVATFLSLYEQIRQRINVEQARLAAIVESTQDAIIGKSMDGIINSWNAGAEKMFGYSAQEAIGQSLARLIIPEEHLAEEHAILERISQGDIVPSFNTQRRRRDGSMLDAAVTLSAIRAKDGHLVGIAKTVRDISDQKAAEARICQLNDSLEQQIAERTRQLQNTSALQRAILDSAGNAIIATDPSGLITLFNPAAEAMLGYHADELIGKQTPTLFHLRDEVNARAAELSREMRRSISSNFDVFVLKARQGQIDNHEWTYVRKDGSHLTVQLSVSAIHKVSGDIAGFLGIATDISELKRTEKALQDREHFLSNLTDIIPGMVGYWDRDLRCRFANIAYREWFGRSPRSMLGIKIQELLGPELYAKNEPYILNTLHGEPQRFERTLVKADGSIGYTWAHYIPVWKGNAVDGFFVMVSDVTELKQLQVELEIRNEQLKQGRDQAESANRAKSAFLANMSHEIRTPMNAIIGLTELLQHTDLTARQSDYASKIESAARSLLGILNDILDFSKVEAGKMALEQAPFQLDQLVRDLSVILSASTGQKDIEILLDVDPRLPNRIIGDALRLQQILINLSGNAVKFTEHGEVIVSIRLLEQAPHSVLIEFAVRDTGIGISAEQQERIFEGFSQAEASTTRRFGGTGLGLAISRRLISLMGGKLHLDSAPGRGSIFSFDLQLQLAAEPESLPTEPPHTLHVLFVDDNTTTRDVLSKMAQSLGWHASCVESGNQALALLQAADCPAYQAIFVDWNMTGLDGWETCHRIRQLSGHDHTILVIMVTLHAREMLAQRVKEDQTLVNGFVVKPVIATMLQDTIANTNKRPDLFNLHTTPASRSRLSGLRLLVVEDNIINQQVAQELLSSEGAYVEVASSGEAGVEAICNATPPFDAVLMDIQMPSMDGFTATSEIRHRLHEATLPIIAMTANAMPADRAACLAAGMNDHVGKPIELDKLVTVLQKHTGRGDATISSTTVLPVNPPDATCLDTANALRRIGNNTALYLRLLKSFQSDADNMAQQLAQHLAQQDFKQAHRVVHTLKGLAGAVGATILAKQAAESELVLKQAAADLDTSSFYVPLHQTIEQTLLQVSGVIRLLEVKPTSPPPNQPTAETSELRSRLQELSQLLQSSNLRAADVFTSLQQQCHDSLADSLTLLENMEAAISHLDFPEADRLCQQLIQQTLSQLIP from the coding sequence ATGCATTCCTTCATGTACCATTGGCGTACCGTGTTCACCCCTAAGACGTTGCTGCGGGTGGCCCTGCCGGGTTTGCTCGTTCTGGTGGGGTTGGTCTGGTGGCACGGCCTGACGGAACGGGCACGCCTACTCAGAGAATGGGATTCACGGCTCAGTGGCATGGCAGCCAACAGAACCGCTAATCTGCAACGGCAGTTGAATGAGCTGGAACGAAGTGTCACCTTTCTTGCCAGCGTCCCACCGATTCAAGGCATCGTCCGAGCCACCAGTAATCAGGATTTCGATGTCACTGAACACAGCCCCCGCTCCTTGTGGGAAAGGCGCCTGCAGACCATTTTCATCGGCTTCATGACGGCTTATCCGGATGCAACTCAAATTCGACTCATCGGCATAACCAATAACGGCCGTGAATTGGTACGGGTCGACCGGCATCAGGGACGAGTGTTGTTGATTCCCCCGGATAAGCTGCAGTCCAAAGGCGATCGGGACTACTTCCAAGCAATCGCTAAACTGAAACAGGGAGAACGATATCTATCCAATATTTCGTTGAATCAGGAGCATGGCCGTATCGAGGTACCCCATGTTCCGACATTGCGAGTGGGTACACCAGTCTATTCGGAACAGGGTGAGCTTTTTGGCATGGTGGTACTCAACGTCAATGTCAACAGTCTGTTTCTTCCGTTACAAGCCAATAAAACAGCCGATATCAAAATTCATGTCACGAATCAGGATGGCGACTACTTGGTGCATCCCAACCCATCGTTCACCTTTGGTTTTGATCGTGGATTACGTCGTCGCTGGCAGGATGACTGGACGTTAGCCTCCAAAGCATCCAATCCGCTTCAGGATTTCGTGCTATATCGATCCGCCTCAGGCAACGTACATACTGCCACTCGGCAGGTGCCGCTTGATGGGCCACACCACAGACGGTTTCTGAATGTCATGATCTCACTGCCTGAACAATTGATTGACGCTTCGGTGGCCCAATCCACTCGTTACTTCATGCTGGCATTGCTGGGTGGCACGATATTGGTGGCGACTTTCCTGTCGCTTTATGAACAGATTCGACAACGGATCAACGTGGAGCAAGCCAGGCTGGCCGCCATCGTCGAAAGTACACAGGATGCAATCATTGGCAAATCGATGGATGGCATCATCAACAGCTGGAACGCCGGCGCAGAGAAAATGTTCGGTTATTCGGCACAGGAAGCCATTGGCCAGTCGTTGGCCAGGTTGATCATTCCCGAGGAGCATTTGGCTGAAGAGCACGCCATCCTGGAACGGATCAGCCAAGGGGACATTGTCCCCAGCTTCAATACGCAACGCCGACGCCGTGATGGCAGCATGCTGGATGCAGCGGTCACCCTCTCTGCCATTCGTGCCAAGGATGGCCATCTGGTTGGTATTGCCAAGACCGTGCGCGATATCAGCGACCAGAAAGCAGCAGAAGCGCGTATTTGTCAGCTGAATGACTCGCTGGAACAGCAGATCGCCGAACGTACCCGGCAATTGCAAAATACATCCGCATTACAACGCGCCATTCTTGACAGTGCCGGGAATGCCATCATTGCCACGGATCCAAGCGGGCTGATTACGCTGTTCAACCCTGCCGCAGAGGCGATGCTAGGCTATCACGCTGATGAACTGATCGGCAAACAGACGCCCACGTTGTTTCATTTACGCGATGAAGTGAATGCACGGGCAGCCGAACTGTCACGGGAAATGCGGCGCTCGATCTCGTCTAATTTTGATGTATTCGTTTTGAAAGCCCGGCAAGGGCAAATCGACAACCATGAATGGACCTACGTTCGCAAAGATGGTAGTCACCTGACCGTTCAATTGTCAGTCAGTGCGATTCACAAGGTATCGGGCGACATTGCTGGTTTTCTGGGTATTGCTACCGACATCTCTGAACTCAAACGTACCGAGAAAGCCTTACAGGATCGTGAGCATTTCCTCAGCAACTTGACCGACATCATTCCCGGTATGGTGGGTTACTGGGATCGCGATCTGCGCTGTCGATTTGCCAATATTGCCTATCGGGAGTGGTTCGGCCGTTCACCCAGGTCCATGCTGGGTATCAAGATACAAGAGTTGCTGGGGCCAGAGCTATATGCCAAAAATGAGCCCTACATCCTCAACACTCTGCATGGCGAACCCCAACGGTTCGAACGTACGCTAGTCAAGGCCGATGGCAGTATCGGGTACACCTGGGCGCACTATATTCCCGTCTGGAAAGGTAATGCCGTTGATGGATTTTTCGTGATGGTGAGCGATGTCACGGAGCTGAAGCAATTGCAGGTGGAACTCGAAATTCGCAATGAACAACTCAAACAGGGGCGTGACCAAGCAGAATCGGCCAACCGTGCCAAATCGGCGTTTCTTGCCAACATGAGCCATGAAATTCGCACGCCGATGAACGCCATTATCGGTTTGACAGAATTGTTGCAGCACACGGATCTGACCGCACGGCAAAGCGACTATGCCAGCAAGATCGAATCTGCGGCTCGATCACTGCTTGGCATTCTCAACGACATCCTGGACTTTTCTAAAGTAGAGGCCGGCAAGATGGCGCTGGAACAGGCGCCATTCCAGCTGGATCAGCTGGTACGGGACTTGTCGGTCATCCTGTCCGCAAGCACCGGGCAAAAAGACATCGAAATCCTGCTGGACGTGGACCCACGACTACCCAACAGAATCATCGGCGATGCATTGCGGCTGCAACAGATATTGATCAACTTGTCAGGGAACGCCGTCAAATTTACAGAACATGGCGAAGTCATTGTCTCGATTCGCCTGCTTGAGCAAGCACCGCACAGCGTGCTGATTGAATTTGCAGTACGCGACACCGGTATTGGCATTTCAGCCGAGCAGCAGGAGCGAATCTTCGAAGGCTTCTCACAAGCCGAGGCCTCCACCACTCGTCGTTTTGGCGGAACCGGACTGGGGCTGGCGATCAGTCGGCGGCTGATCAGTCTGATGGGTGGGAAGCTACATTTGGACAGCGCCCCTGGCCGGGGTAGCATCTTCAGCTTTGACTTGCAATTGCAACTGGCCGCTGAACCAGAATCGCTTCCAACGGAACCGCCCCACACGCTGCACGTACTGTTTGTTGATGACAACACAACAACCCGTGATGTCCTGAGCAAAATGGCACAAAGTCTGGGCTGGCATGCCAGCTGCGTTGAAAGTGGCAACCAGGCGTTGGCACTACTACAAGCAGCAGACTGCCCAGCTTACCAGGCCATTTTCGTCGACTGGAACATGACAGGATTGGATGGCTGGGAAACCTGTCATCGCATCCGACAACTATCTGGTCATGACCATACCATCTTGGTCATCATGGTGACTTTGCATGCCCGGGAAATGTTGGCACAACGGGTCAAGGAGGATCAAACGCTGGTGAATGGCTTCGTCGTCAAACCAGTGATTGCTACCATGCTGCAGGATACCATTGCGAATACCAACAAGCGTCCGGATTTGTTCAACCTGCATACGACACCCGCCAGCCGATCCCGCTTGAGCGGTCTACGGCTATTGGTAGTGGAAGACAATATCATCAATCAGCAAGTCGCCCAAGAATTGCTGTCCAGCGAAGGAGCCTATGTAGAAGTCGCCAGTAGCGGGGAAGCCGGTGTTGAAGCAATCTGCAATGCCACGCCACCTTTTGACGCCGTGCTGATGGATATCCAGATGCCAAGTATGGACGGATTCACCGCAACCAGCGAAATCCGGCATCGCTTACACGAGGCTACCCTACCCATCATTGCCATGACGGCCAACGCCATGCCAGCAGACCGTGCAGCCTGTCTTGCAGCCGGTATGAATGATCATGTCGGCAAACCGATTGAATTGGACAAGCTGGTTACCGTGTTGCAAAAACACACTGGCCGAGGCGATGCAACCATCTCGTCTACTACTGTCCTCCCAGTCAACCCGCCTGATGCGACATGCCTGGACACTGCCAATGCCTTACGTCGGATTGGCAATAACACCGCACTGTATTTACGATTGCTGAAGTCATTCCAGTCCGATGCGGACAATATGGCCCAGCAATTGGCACAACATTTGGCCCAGCAAGATTTCAAACAGGCCCATCGCGTGGTGCATACGCTGAAAGGGCTAGCTGGCGCGGTTGGCGCCACCATTCTCGCCAAACAGGCTGCCGAATCCGAATTGGTGCTGAAACAGGCCGCAGCTGATCTGGACACATCCAGTTTCTACGTTCCATTGCATCAGACCATTGAACAGACCCTGCTACAAGTATCAGGCGTCATTCGATTACTGGAAGTGAAACCCACCAGCCCACCACCAAACCAACCAACTGCCGAAACCAGCGAATTGCGAAGTCGATTACAAGAACTATCCCAACTGCTTCAAAGCTCAAATCTGCGGGCAGCCGATGTCTTCACCAGTCTGCAGCAACAATGCCACGATTCGCTTGCCGACTCTTTGACGCTATTGGAAAACATGGAAGCTGCCATCAGCCATCTGGATTTTCCTGAAGCTGACCGACTTTGTCAGCAATTGATCCAACAGACCTTATCACAACTGATCCCGTGA
- a CDS encoding ATP-binding protein — protein sequence MTRRTPLMRVLMSIRARVAVSAALVLLVFVALTAAALDRAFRESALEARQERLLGQLYVLMAAAELDPSGKVVMPSALNEPRFGLPGSGLYANIADLNAHSEWQSNSTIGLDIPFERVLTPGEQRFSEMRDRHGRPYFVLGFGVKWQIGRKHIVLTFSVAEDEQAFLNQIQRYRRALWGWLGGMACLLIVTQFLVLRWGLQPLRRVVRELREVEGGQRDHLAEDYPDELVGLTRNLNDMLGRERAQQQRYRDALGDLAHSLKTPLAVLRNAVVENDPAMAHTVTEQLGRMDQIVQYQLQRASTAGSSSLQPPILLRPDIDKIVGSLSKVYADKAVNIALDVATDLQARIDQGDLYELVGNLLDNACKFSKGQVNLAMASSPKRLTIVIEDNGPGVADAEAIFARGGRIDERAPGHGLGLALVKDIVTAYGGTLDVGRSKRLGGACFTVNLNIVAGA from the coding sequence ATGACCCGTCGCACCCCCTTGATGCGCGTACTGATGTCGATCCGTGCGCGCGTGGCGGTGTCGGCAGCGTTGGTACTGTTGGTCTTTGTTGCATTGACTGCCGCGGCGTTGGATCGTGCTTTCCGTGAAAGTGCGCTGGAAGCTCGACAGGAGCGCCTGCTTGGGCAACTTTATGTCCTGATGGCAGCGGCAGAACTGGACCCATCAGGCAAGGTAGTGATGCCTTCCGCGCTCAACGAACCGCGTTTTGGCCTGCCGGGCTCGGGTCTGTATGCCAACATTGCTGACCTGAATGCTCATTCCGAATGGCAATCCAACTCTACTATTGGCCTTGATATTCCATTCGAACGCGTCCTGACACCCGGCGAACAACGGTTTTCCGAGATGCGTGATCGCCACGGCCGGCCTTATTTTGTACTGGGTTTCGGTGTGAAGTGGCAGATCGGCCGAAAGCACATTGTACTCACATTCAGTGTGGCGGAGGATGAACAAGCCTTCCTCAACCAGATTCAACGATATCGTCGGGCCTTGTGGGGTTGGTTGGGCGGCATGGCCTGTCTGCTGATTGTGACGCAGTTTCTGGTATTGCGCTGGGGCCTGCAGCCCTTGCGCCGAGTGGTACGCGAATTGCGCGAGGTGGAAGGTGGGCAGCGTGATCATCTGGCCGAAGACTATCCAGACGAGCTGGTTGGCCTGACCCGTAACTTGAACGACATGCTGGGACGCGAGCGAGCACAGCAGCAGCGTTATCGTGACGCATTAGGAGATCTGGCACACAGTCTGAAGACACCATTGGCAGTGCTGCGTAACGCAGTAGTGGAAAACGACCCTGCCATGGCCCACACGGTGACCGAGCAGCTGGGCCGGATGGATCAGATTGTGCAATACCAGTTGCAACGAGCATCTACGGCAGGTTCATCGAGCCTGCAACCACCGATTCTACTGCGCCCGGACATTGATAAGATCGTCGGTTCTCTCAGCAAGGTCTACGCTGACAAGGCAGTGAACATTGCGCTGGATGTTGCTACAGATCTACAGGCACGTATTGATCAGGGGGATTTGTATGAACTGGTGGGAAACCTGCTTGACAATGCCTGTAAGTTTTCAAAAGGCCAGGTGAACCTGGCGATGGCCAGCAGTCCCAAGCGTCTGACAATAGTCATCGAAGACAATGGCCCAGGAGTAGCTGATGCCGAAGCCATCTTTGCCCGTGGAGGACGTATCGACGAACGCGCCCCAGGTCATGGCCTGGGGCTGGCCTTGGTCAAAGATATTGTAACGGCCTATGGCGGTACGCTGGATGTTGGACGAAGTAAGCGTTTGGGTGGGGCCTGTTTTACCGTCAACCTGAACATTGTAGCCGGTGCGTGA
- a CDS encoding response regulator transcription factor, with translation MKVLIVEDEPLLREFLTRQLAQEGFAVESAADGEDGLYLAGEFPFDVAIVDLGLPKLSGIEVIKRVRAAGKTLPILILTARNRWQEKVEGLDAGADDYLTKPFDFPELLARVRALLRRSAGTVQSSRIEFGPLALDWSAQKVWREGVELDLTTFEYRMLEYLVKHRDKVVAKDELGDYLYPHDEERDSNVIEVIIGRLRKKLDPEGKLLPIETLRGRGYRFALT, from the coding sequence ATGAAAGTATTGATTGTTGAAGATGAGCCGCTATTGCGCGAATTTCTGACCCGCCAGTTGGCTCAGGAAGGGTTCGCCGTTGAATCCGCAGCCGATGGCGAAGATGGTCTGTATCTGGCAGGTGAATTTCCGTTTGACGTGGCGATTGTCGATCTTGGTCTACCTAAATTGTCTGGCATTGAAGTGATCAAACGCGTACGGGCCGCAGGTAAAACCTTGCCAATTCTGATTTTGACGGCCCGTAACCGCTGGCAGGAAAAAGTGGAAGGGCTGGATGCCGGGGCGGATGACTATCTGACCAAGCCTTTCGACTTCCCGGAATTATTGGCTCGGGTACGAGCTCTGTTGCGTCGTTCGGCGGGTACTGTGCAATCCTCACGTATCGAGTTTGGGCCGTTGGCATTGGATTGGTCCGCGCAAAAGGTATGGCGTGAAGGAGTCGAGCTGGATCTGACTACGTTTGAATACCGTATGCTGGAATACTTGGTGAAACATCGCGATAAAGTGGTAGCCAAGGATGAATTGGGTGATTACCTTTATCCGCACGATGAAGAGCGTGACAGCAATGTGATTGAGGTGATCATTGGACGTTTGCGCAAAAAGCTGGACCCAGAAGGCAAGCTCTTGCCGATTGAAACCCTGCGTGGCCGCGGTTATCGCTTTGCCTTGACATGA
- a CDS encoding PepSY domain-containing protein gives MRRSLFLVAVLAMLFGPAPAWSAKVSRDEAAASAQRSTGGRVLSVDKADQSGREVYRVKILTPKGEVRIILVDAESGAVQ, from the coding sequence ATGCGCCGTTCGCTGTTCTTAGTCGCTGTGTTGGCGATGCTTTTCGGGCCCGCTCCGGCCTGGTCGGCCAAAGTCAGCCGTGACGAGGCTGCGGCATCGGCCCAACGTTCTACGGGTGGGCGAGTGCTGTCGGTCGACAAGGCCGATCAGAGTGGGCGCGAGGTGTATCGCGTCAAGATTCTGACCCCCAAGGGCGAAGTACGGATCATATTGGTGGATGCCGAATCTGGAGCGGTTCAGTAA
- a CDS encoding glycine zipper 2TM domain-containing protein, with product MNKLKLTVLLMTGLATVPSFAESFTDYARVKSAVPEYERVNRPRQDCSTEYIYDGGRRAALPSQDRSYGGAVIGGIAGGVLGNQVGKGHGREAATAAGAVIGALIGDRMDNGGERIEQVYNDEPREVRRCRNIDNWESRVTGYRVTYEYAGQRYTTIMPHDPGNRMRVRVSVDPAE from the coding sequence ATGAACAAGCTCAAATTGACTGTATTGCTGATGACTGGTCTGGCGACAGTACCAAGCTTCGCGGAGTCTTTTACCGACTATGCACGGGTGAAAAGCGCCGTTCCGGAGTATGAGCGCGTCAATCGGCCACGCCAGGATTGCTCAACCGAGTACATTTATGATGGTGGCCGTCGTGCCGCCTTGCCCAGCCAGGACCGTAGTTATGGTGGTGCTGTGATTGGTGGTATTGCTGGTGGTGTGCTGGGGAATCAAGTGGGCAAAGGTCATGGGCGTGAGGCTGCGACTGCTGCAGGTGCAGTGATTGGGGCATTGATCGGCGATCGCATGGACAATGGCGGAGAGCGCATCGAGCAGGTCTACAATGATGAACCGCGGGAAGTGCGCCGTTGTCGTAATATCGATAATTGGGAATCGCGCGTAACCGGATATCGTGTGACATATGAATATGCGGGCCAGCGCTATACAACGATCATGCCGCATGATCCGGGTAATCGTATGCGCGTAAGAGTATCGGTTGACCCGGCAGAGTGA
- a CDS encoding DUF6160 family protein, translating to MLKLLLVGTLCCGVCLPAQADLYPMDDTRLSETTGQEGISFTLKLKTHIDSISWIDDGNQLALGDFALGTGNLVVIDNQSNPLTRLLGSVIRTGYQNPILFLAPLRVDVKPLGDATLTLTPLGGGTPQTISYADLYGTMAVGIGIVNDDTSPAVNAIVVDFPQTITNMRVGYISVGKGPSMGTVEMRGLELSSMPIAIWGTP from the coding sequence ATGCTCAAGCTTTTATTGGTCGGCACGTTATGTTGCGGTGTCTGCCTTCCTGCTCAAGCCGATCTTTACCCGATGGATGACACTCGATTAAGTGAAACGACCGGACAGGAGGGGATCAGTTTTACCCTGAAACTCAAAACGCATATCGATTCGATCTCGTGGATCGATGACGGAAATCAGTTGGCCTTGGGGGATTTCGCCCTGGGCACTGGCAATTTGGTGGTCATCGATAACCAATCGAACCCGCTGACCCGCCTGTTGGGCTCAGTCATTAGAACTGGTTATCAGAATCCCATCCTGTTTCTGGCACCACTTCGTGTTGATGTCAAACCCTTGGGTGATGCCACGTTGACATTGACGCCGCTTGGCGGTGGTACACCACAAACCATAAGCTACGCAGACCTATATGGCACCATGGCAGTTGGAATTGGTATCGTCAATGATGACACCTCTCCTGCCGTCAACGCGATTGTGGTGGATTTCCCGCAAACCATTACTAACATGCGGGTAGGCTATATTTCGGTGGGGAAAGGCCCATCAATGGGAACGGTGGAAATGCGAGGCCTGGAACTATCCAGCATGCCGATTGCAATTTGGGGCACGCCCTAA
- a CDS encoding diacylglycerol kinase, protein MTSPFKGKTGIRRILNAASYSLDGLKAAYTGEAAFRQLTWMALVLVPLAFWLEVTRLEKALLIAVVLFSLVIELFNSAVEAAIDRISLERHELSKRAKDMGSAAQMIGLCIIALTWGLILTP, encoded by the coding sequence ATGACGAGTCCGTTCAAAGGGAAAACCGGTATCCGACGTATTTTGAATGCCGCGTCGTATTCGCTCGACGGTTTGAAGGCGGCTTATACCGGTGAGGCTGCATTTCGGCAATTGACCTGGATGGCGCTGGTACTGGTTCCGCTGGCATTTTGGTTAGAGGTTACGCGGTTGGAGAAAGCACTGCTGATTGCCGTAGTGCTGTTTTCACTGGTGATTGAGCTGTTCAATTCCGCAGTCGAAGCGGCGATTGATCGTATCTCTTTGGAGCGGCACGAGTTGTCCAAACGTGCCAAGGATATGGGTAGTGCTGCTCAAATGATCGGGCTGTGCATTATTGCCCTGACCTGGGGGTTGATTCTGACCCCTTGA